Proteins co-encoded in one Dama dama isolate Ldn47 chromosome 2, ASM3311817v1, whole genome shotgun sequence genomic window:
- the PRDX5 gene encoding peroxiredoxin-5, mitochondrial isoform X1 has protein sequence MRLGWLRVLGCRPGSVVSRATIVEGASTTAAGSRGCLERILEWTFGGVRGFRSAAVAMAPIKVGDAIPSVEVFEKEPGNKVNLAELFKGKKGVLFGLPGAFTPGCSKTHLPGFVEQAGALKAKGVQVVACLTVNDVFVTQEWARTHNAEGKVRLLADPTGTFGKETDLLLDESLVYLFGNQRLKRFSMVIEDGIVKSLNVEPDGTGLTCSLAPNILSQL, from the exons ATGCGTCTGGGGTGGTTACGCGTCCTGGGCTGCAGACCGGGCTCGGTGGTGTCCCGGGCGACCATCGTTGAGGGTGCGTCAACGACAGCGGCGGGATCCCGAGGGTGCCTGGAAAGAATCCTCGAGTGGACGTTTGGCGGGGTCCGAGGTTTCAGAAGCGCTGCTGTAGCCATGGCCCCGATCAAG GTGGGAGATGCCATTCCGTCGGTAGAGGTATTTGAAAAGGAGCCTGGGAACAAGGTGAACCTGGCAGAGCTGTTCAAAGGCAAGAAGGGAGTACTGTTTGGCCTCCCTGGTGCCTTTACCCCTGGTTGTTCCAAG ACCCACCTGCCAGGGTTCGTGGAGCAGGCTGGCGCTCTGAAGGCCAAGGGGGTCCAGGTGGTGGCATGTCTGACAGTTAATGATGTCTTTGTGACTCAAGAGTGGGCACGCACCCACAACGCAGAGGGCAAG GTTCGGCTCCTGGCAGACCCCACTGGGACCTTTGGGAAG GAGACAGATCTGTTACTTGATGAATCACTGGTGTATCTCTTTGGGAATCAACGACTGAAAAG GTTCTCCATGGTGATAGAGGATGGCATCGTCAAATCCCTGAATGTGGAGCCAGATGGCACAGGCCTCACCTGCAGCCTGGCCCCCAACATCCTCTCACAGCTCTGA
- the PRDX5 gene encoding peroxiredoxin-5, mitochondrial isoform X2 encodes MRLGWLRVLGCRPGSVVSRATIVEGASTTAAGSRGCLERILEWTFGGVRGFRSAAVAMAPIKTHLPGFVEQAGALKAKGVQVVACLTVNDVFVTQEWARTHNAEGKVRLLADPTGTFGKETDLLLDESLVYLFGNQRLKRFSMVIEDGIVKSLNVEPDGTGLTCSLAPNILSQL; translated from the exons ATGCGTCTGGGGTGGTTACGCGTCCTGGGCTGCAGACCGGGCTCGGTGGTGTCCCGGGCGACCATCGTTGAGGGTGCGTCAACGACAGCGGCGGGATCCCGAGGGTGCCTGGAAAGAATCCTCGAGTGGACGTTTGGCGGGGTCCGAGGTTTCAGAAGCGCTGCTGTAGCCATGGCCCCGATCAAG ACCCACCTGCCAGGGTTCGTGGAGCAGGCTGGCGCTCTGAAGGCCAAGGGGGTCCAGGTGGTGGCATGTCTGACAGTTAATGATGTCTTTGTGACTCAAGAGTGGGCACGCACCCACAACGCAGAGGGCAAG GTTCGGCTCCTGGCAGACCCCACTGGGACCTTTGGGAAG GAGACAGATCTGTTACTTGATGAATCACTGGTGTATCTCTTTGGGAATCAACGACTGAAAAG GTTCTCCATGGTGATAGAGGATGGCATCGTCAAATCCCTGAATGTGGAGCCAGATGGCACAGGCCTCACCTGCAGCCTGGCCCCCAACATCCTCTCACAGCTCTGA